In Geminocystis sp. NIES-3708, a single window of DNA contains:
- a CDS encoding STAS domain-containing protein: MSLDISLVIENDVAKITLAGELDGSNASDFKAKIEEAAAADAKKLVLFMSELEFMASAGLRVFVFSKQKMGAGVDVYVIGAQEMILETIEKTGLNHSLIIQDEYHD, translated from the coding sequence ATGTCTTTAGATATAAGTTTAGTGATAGAAAATGATGTTGCAAAAATTACTTTAGCGGGAGAATTAGATGGTAGTAATGCCTCTGATTTTAAGGCAAAAATTGAAGAAGCAGCGGCGGCTGATGCTAAAAAATTAGTTCTGTTTATGTCTGAATTAGAATTTATGGCTAGTGCTGGTTTACGAGTATTCGTATTTTCTAAACAAAAAATGGGTGCGGGGGTTGACGTTTATGTGATTGGAGCACAAGAAATGATTTTAGAAACTATTGAAAAAACTGGACTAAATCATAGTTTAATTATTCAAGATGAATATCACGATTAA
- a CDS encoding AGE family epimerase/isomerase: MSIAIDFPFSDLIAGYVTSYNQSQDFFTIKTSDEREFKVKISPMAYAKLIQNFDEGYPDATGSMRSMLEVGRFLFVYGVFYPDSDFFDAKQIVFAGRKKTDFVFEKQNWWINQINALGKFYIKAQFGDGEFDYRKYRTNLSISGIQSDTNFRQETDTISRLVYGFATAFLMTGNDSFLKAAENGTEYLREHMKFEDLDEGIVYWYHGIDVNGDREEKIFASEFGDDYDAIPAYEQIYALAGPIQTYRCTGDPRIMADTEKTIKLFNEFFLDKGEHGSYFSHLDPIMLDPLSDTLGRNQGRKNWNSVGDHAPAYLINLWLATGKQEYADMLEDTFDTIAKRFPDFENSPFVQEKFYQDWTPDQTWGWQQNRGVVGHNYKIAWNLMRMQSLKPKEEYVELAKKIADLMNEHGSDRQRGGCYDVVERIVPEGEKYHRYVWHDRKPWWQQEQMILAYFILSGVLNDQDYHRLARESAAFYNAWFLDLEDGGIYFNVLANGIPFLAGGNERGKGSHSMSGYHSFELCYLAAVYTNLLVTKQPMDFYFKPIPGGFEDNILRVSPDILPPGSIKIGKVEIDGEPYSNFDAEALTVKLPKTDSRVKVKVTIVPV, encoded by the coding sequence ATGAGTATTGCAATTGATTTTCCTTTTTCTGATCTAATCGCTGGTTATGTCACCAGTTATAATCAATCTCAAGATTTTTTCACAATTAAAACCTCTGACGAAAGAGAATTTAAAGTAAAAATAAGCCCGATGGCTTATGCAAAATTAATTCAAAATTTTGATGAAGGTTATCCCGATGCTACAGGTAGTATGCGATCGATGTTAGAAGTCGGTCGTTTTTTGTTTGTGTATGGAGTTTTCTATCCTGATAGTGATTTTTTTGACGCTAAACAAATTGTCTTTGCTGGACGTAAAAAGACAGATTTCGTTTTTGAAAAACAAAATTGGTGGATAAATCAGATTAATGCTTTAGGCAAATTTTATATTAAGGCACAATTTGGTGATGGGGAATTTGACTATCGCAAGTATCGCACTAATCTTTCTATCAGTGGCATTCAATCGGATACAAATTTTCGTCAGGAAACCGATACTATTTCTCGTTTAGTTTATGGTTTTGCTACAGCTTTTTTAATGACGGGCAATGATAGTTTTCTCAAAGCTGCCGAAAATGGGACAGAATATTTGCGCGAACACATGAAATTTGAGGATCTCGATGAAGGGATCGTTTATTGGTATCATGGTATTGATGTAAACGGCGATCGAGAAGAAAAAATATTCGCCTCAGAGTTTGGTGACGATTACGACGCTATTCCTGCTTACGAACAAATTTACGCTTTAGCAGGGCCGATTCAAACCTACCGTTGTACAGGCGATCCTCGTATTATGGCGGATACCGAAAAAACTATCAAACTTTTTAACGAGTTTTTCTTAGATAAAGGCGAACATGGTAGTTATTTCTCTCACCTTGATCCTATCATGTTAGACCCTCTCAGCGACACTTTAGGACGCAATCAAGGACGCAAAAACTGGAATTCCGTAGGAGATCACGCTCCAGCATATTTAATCAATCTCTGGTTAGCTACGGGTAAACAGGAGTATGCAGATATGTTGGAGGACACCTTCGACACCATCGCCAAACGTTTCCCTGATTTTGAGAATAGCCCTTTTGTGCAAGAAAAATTCTATCAAGATTGGACACCAGATCAAACTTGGGGATGGCAACAAAACCGAGGAGTTGTAGGTCATAACTACAAAATTGCTTGGAATTTGATGAGGATGCAAAGCCTCAAACCGAAAGAGGAGTATGTTGAATTAGCCAAAAAAATTGCTGATTTAATGAATGAACATGGAAGCGATCGCCAAAGAGGTGGTTGTTATGATGTAGTAGAAAGAATTGTACCTGAAGGAGAAAAATATCATCGTTATGTATGGCATGATCGCAAACCTTGGTGGCAACAAGAACAAATGATCCTAGCCTACTTCATTCTTTCAGGAGTATTAAATGATCAAGATTATCACCGTTTAGCTCGTGAATCCGCCGCTTTTTATAATGCGTGGTTTTTAGATTTAGAAGACGGCGGTATCTATTTCAACGTCTTAGCCAACGGTATTCCCTTCTTAGCTGGTGGTAACGAAAGAGGAAAAGGTAGTCACTCCATGAGCGGTTATCACTCTTTTGAATTATGCTATCTAGCGGCAGTTTATACGAATTTATTGGTAACAAAACAACCAATGGATTTTTACTTTAAACCTATTCCGGGAGGATTTGAAGATAATATTTTACGAGTTTCTCCTGATATTTTACCTCCTGGTAGTATCAAAATTGGCAAGGTAGAAATTGATGGCGAACCTTACAGTAACTTCGATGCGGAAGCCTTAACGGTAAAACTACCAAAAACTGACAGCAGAGTTAAAGTTAAAGTAACCATTGTACCAGTGTAA
- a CDS encoding DJ-1/PfpI family protein translates to MSKGKIGVIIEEHFDATEFKRFNEFFPEHGYEVEYISHLWGNKELKFGSNPENDIIEFHATVTTEINDVSPSDYKGIICIGAYAMDRLRYQVSVKKGQKNQAPAVEFLRKAVTENTVKLGTICHSLWLFCADPDLLKNKKVTCAHNIICDVENAGGDVVYEGDVTADLVIDGNLITGKHPGVVEEFMVAFIAEIEK, encoded by the coding sequence ATGTCAAAAGGTAAAATCGGTGTAATTATTGAAGAACATTTTGACGCAACAGAATTTAAGCGTTTTAATGAGTTCTTTCCTGAACATGGTTATGAGGTAGAATATATTTCCCATTTATGGGGTAATAAAGAACTTAAATTTGGTTCTAATCCTGAAAATGATATTATCGAATTTCATGCTACTGTCACTACAGAAATCAATGATGTTTCTCCGTCAGATTATAAAGGTATAATTTGCATTGGTGCTTACGCAATGGATAGGTTACGCTATCAAGTAAGTGTCAAAAAAGGACAAAAAAATCAAGCTCCAGCAGTGGAATTTTTACGAAAAGCAGTAACAGAAAATACAGTTAAATTAGGCACAATTTGTCATAGTTTATGGTTATTCTGTGCAGATCCTGATTTACTTAAAAACAAAAAAGTTACCTGTGCTCATAACATTATTTGTGATGTAGAAAATGCAGGAGGTGACGTAGTTTATGAAGGAGATGTAACGGCGGATTTAGTTATTGATGGTAACTTAATTACTGGCAAACATCCCGGTGTTGTCGAAGAATTTATGGTCGCTTTCATCGCAGAAATTGAAAAGTAG
- a CDS encoding ATP-binding protein yields MMIEKLTVSATLDSLKNIAEYVAKVSNLANLDKKAMYKLRLAIDELATNIISYAYSENNIIGDIFLESEISDQVLSIKIKDSGIPFDPTTKLDLESETIDIPIEERKIGGLGIFLAFDGVDEFSYERINNENVNTLKIYHK; encoded by the coding sequence ATGATGATAGAAAAATTAACAGTATCTGCCACATTAGACTCTCTAAAAAATATTGCTGAATATGTTGCTAAAGTCTCAAATTTAGCAAATTTAGACAAGAAAGCTATGTATAAATTACGTCTTGCTATTGATGAATTAGCTACAAATATTATTAGTTATGCTTATAGCGAAAATAATATAATTGGTGACATTTTTTTAGAGTCAGAAATTTCTGATCAAGTTTTAAGTATCAAGATTAAAGATTCTGGAATACCTTTTGATCCTACTACCAAATTAGACCTAGAATCTGAAACTATTGATATACCTATTGAAGAACGAAAAATTGGGGGATTAGGTATTTTTCTAGCTTTTGATGGGGTAGATGAATTTTCTTATGAAAGAATAAATAATGAAAATGTTAATACTTTAAAAATTTATCACAAATAA
- a CDS encoding STAS domain-containing protein, producing MEININTIDNVQIVTLKGDIDSSVASEVTESIIPLVTEKVKIILDMTAVSYMSSAGLRTLLSIHRQASNNNVPLILVGLSEEIQDTMSVTGFLNFFTVSDSLENAKGMI from the coding sequence ATGGAAATAAATATAAATACCATTGATAATGTACAAATCGTAACTCTTAAAGGAGATATTGATTCTTCAGTGGCATCAGAAGTAACAGAAAGCATCATTCCTTTAGTAACAGAAAAAGTAAAAATTATCCTTGATATGACAGCCGTTAGCTATATGTCTAGTGCCGGTTTAAGGACTTTATTGTCAATACATCGTCAAGCATCTAATAACAATGTTCCATTGATTTTAGTTGGATTATCAGAGGAAATTCAAGACACAATGTCAGTTACGGGATTTTTAAACTTTTTTACCGTGAGTGATTCCCTTGAAAATGCAAAAGGGATGATTTAA
- the glgX gene encoding glycogen debranching protein GlgX yields the protein MQRIDIHPTHTHGNFKLRRGNPSPFGATFVPGGVNFSIFSSYATSCTLVLFEKHAPKPFGEIPFPDEFRIGNVYSMIVFDLDYENLEYGYRMDGPNNFQEGHWFDQNKILLDPYAKIIGGRDAWGVTPDWDDIYHHRARLAFDDFDWEDDRPLEIPPEDQIIYEMHVRSFTKHHSSGIKESHRGTFAGIRDKIPYLKELGVNAIELMPIFEFDEFENSRPNPQTGETLYNYWGYSTVGFFAPKAGYAATGRFGMQVDEIKALVKELHKNDIEIILDVVFNHTAEGNERGPTISFRGIDNKTYYMLTPEGYYYNFSGCGNTLNCNNPIVRGIVLDCLRYWASEYHIDGFRFDLASILGRDPWGAPLANPPLLETLAFDPILAKCKLIAEAWDAGGLYQVGSFPAYGRWGEWNGKYRDSIRKFIKGDGTVGDMAQRLQGSPDLYAPAGRAPATSINFITAHDGFTLMDTVSYDGKHNEANGENNNDGSNDNDSWNCGWEGETDNPHINALRHRQIKNAIALLLVSQGVPMILMGDEMGRTKYGNNNTYCHDNDLNWLNWDLLKKNNDLFQFTKNCIAFRKVHPVLRNTWHFQNRDYVGSGYADITWHGTKAWGADWSTISKTLAFMLCGKHAKGGTVEDNYIYVAMNVYWESLWFELPQLPPSLKWHVFANTGAPFPEDSWTVGSEPVLGDQSGLLLGDRSIVILVGK from the coding sequence ATGCAAAGAATCGACATCCATCCAACCCATACCCATGGTAATTTTAAATTAAGACGGGGTAATCCTTCCCCTTTTGGAGCTACTTTTGTCCCCGGTGGTGTTAACTTCTCTATTTTTTCTAGTTATGCCACATCCTGCACTTTAGTTTTGTTCGAAAAACACGCTCCCAAACCTTTTGGAGAAATTCCTTTTCCCGATGAGTTTCGTATTGGTAATGTCTATTCTATGATAGTTTTTGATTTAGACTATGAAAATCTTGAATATGGTTATCGCATGGATGGACCTAATAATTTTCAAGAAGGACATTGGTTCGATCAAAATAAAATTTTACTTGATCCTTATGCAAAAATAATTGGTGGTAGGGATGCGTGGGGTGTAACTCCTGACTGGGATGATATTTATCATCATCGTGCTAGACTGGCTTTTGATGATTTTGATTGGGAAGACGATCGCCCCTTAGAAATTCCTCCAGAGGATCAAATTATCTATGAAATGCACGTTCGTAGTTTTACCAAACATCATTCATCAGGAATCAAAGAAAGTCATCGAGGCACATTTGCGGGGATTCGAGATAAAATTCCTTACCTGAAAGAATTAGGGGTAAATGCCATCGAATTGATGCCTATTTTTGAATTTGATGAGTTTGAAAATAGTCGTCCTAATCCCCAAACAGGAGAAACTCTTTATAATTACTGGGGTTATAGTACCGTTGGATTTTTTGCCCCTAAAGCTGGTTATGCCGCTACAGGTAGATTCGGGATGCAAGTAGATGAAATTAAAGCCTTAGTAAAAGAACTACATAAAAATGATATTGAAATTATTTTAGACGTAGTTTTTAATCATACGGCTGAGGGTAACGAAAGAGGACCAACTATTTCCTTTAGGGGAATCGATAATAAAACCTATTATATGCTTACCCCAGAGGGCTATTACTATAATTTCAGTGGTTGCGGTAATACCTTAAATTGTAACAATCCCATTGTGCGAGGTATCGTCCTTGATTGTCTTCGTTATTGGGCTTCAGAATATCACATTGACGGTTTTCGTTTTGATTTAGCCTCCATTTTAGGGCGAGATCCTTGGGGTGCTCCCTTAGCAAATCCGCCTCTATTGGAAACTTTAGCCTTTGATCCCATTTTGGCAAAATGTAAATTAATTGCCGAAGCATGGGACGCTGGAGGGCTTTATCAAGTGGGTTCGTTCCCCGCCTATGGGCGTTGGGGAGAATGGAATGGTAAATATAGAGATAGTATTCGCAAATTTATTAAAGGTGACGGTACGGTAGGGGATATGGCTCAAAGGTTACAAGGTTCACCTGATTTATATGCCCCTGCAGGAAGAGCTCCGGCAACATCCATTAATTTTATTACTGCTCATGATGGTTTTACTCTAATGGATACGGTTTCTTATGATGGTAAACATAACGAAGCTAACGGAGAAAATAATAACGATGGTAGTAATGATAATGATAGTTGGAATTGTGGTTGGGAAGGGGAAACCGATAATCCTCACATTAACGCCTTACGTCACCGTCAAATAAAAAATGCCATCGCTCTGCTACTTGTATCTCAAGGTGTTCCCATGATCTTAATGGGGGATGAAATGGGTCGTACAAAATATGGTAATAACAATACTTATTGCCACGATAACGATCTTAACTGGCTAAATTGGGATTTATTGAAGAAAAATAACGATCTATTTCAATTTACCAAAAATTGTATTGCCTTCCGTAAAGTTCATCCTGTATTGAGAAATACATGGCATTTTCAAAATCGTGATTACGTCGGTAGCGGTTATGCTGATATTACTTGGCATGGTACAAAGGCATGGGGTGCAGATTGGTCAACTATCAGTAAGACGTTAGCATTTATGCTGTGTGGCAAACACGCCAAAGGCGGTACTGTAGAAGATAACTACATTTATGTAGCCATGAATGTTTATTGGGAATCCCTTTGGTTTGAGTTACCTCAATTACCACCATCTTTGAAATGGCACGTTTTCGCTAATACAGGTGCACCTTTCCCTGAAGATAGTTGGACTGTTGGCAGTGAACCTGTTTTAGGAGATCAATCTGGGTTATTATTAGGCGATCGATCTATAGTTATTTTAGTAGGAAAGTAA
- a CDS encoding response regulator, with amino-acid sequence MFFLKNDKRRNTKSIRKRLIYGYLIVVSVDLIGTGIGLTIGNYYHNKAAQIRQKTLEQREFFSQLQILVLYNRPAKQLTPYVKKPAEFEKNANLLIGRLEEINVFIDNYLVKNNQGKLKNDNLQEIEAFFHEYQMAVTNFIQMSKKELPRIYTLTKSLDNTTKARNLLVQFVQSKIFDEFIALPQKPQFQKFYREAIRQEELAIVAEEKARKIRDRIIFISYTLSLFIAISLALYISRSIANPIQHLTAMAKKVGEESNFNLRATVMSKDEVGYLAMSFNGLMERMQELLEKEKKYTAELQIAKQASEEANQSKSDFLANMSHELRTPLNAIIGYSELLKEEAEEMGEEEFVSDLNKIEGAGKHLLGLINDILDISKIEAGRMELYLENVEIKPLIQEIMTTIQPLIEKNHNTLTINYPENVGSMYGDVTKFRQILFNLLSNANKFTEKGTVYLDIQLYNEEKKDWLDIQVRDTGIGMTPEQLGKLFQAFSQADASTTRKYGGTGLGLMITKKFCEMMGGEISVESEPGVGSTFKIKLPIRVGEDQQEEIISPENNLSSTSDPTLTNAENIVLLIDDDPTTHDIITRFLTQEGFKIVATVDPEEGLQLAKEIHPSAIILDVIMPKIDGWSILTRLKADPKLASIPVIMATILQEQNLGYALGATDYLTKPINSELLKGIIQKYKFESSHNLAMVVDDDPFNRDMLRNVLEKEGLEVIEAENGTQALKTIKVRKPQLILLDLMMPEIDGFEVAQILKHNPEWQEIPIIVITSKDLTLEDRKRLNGYVEGILQKGAYSRQILLEQIHNLLKNAISSQK; translated from the coding sequence ATGTTTTTCTTGAAGAATGATAAAAGACGGAACACAAAATCTATCAGAAAAAGACTTATTTACGGATATTTGATTGTTGTAAGTGTTGACTTAATTGGTACGGGTATTGGCTTAACCATTGGTAATTATTATCACAATAAAGCGGCACAAATTAGACAAAAGACCTTAGAACAAAGAGAATTTTTTAGTCAATTACAAATATTAGTTTTATATAATCGACCAGCAAAACAACTAACACCTTATGTAAAAAAACCAGCAGAATTTGAGAAAAATGCCAATCTATTAATTGGGAGACTAGAAGAAATCAACGTTTTTATTGATAATTATTTAGTTAAAAATAATCAAGGTAAACTTAAAAATGATAATCTCCAAGAGATAGAGGCTTTTTTTCATGAATATCAAATGGCAGTGACGAATTTTATTCAGATGTCGAAGAAAGAATTGCCAAGGATATATACTCTAACTAAATCACTAGATAACACCACAAAAGCTAGGAATTTATTAGTTCAATTTGTACAAAGCAAAATTTTTGACGAATTCATTGCATTACCTCAAAAACCACAATTTCAAAAATTTTATCGTGAAGCCATACGACAAGAAGAATTAGCAATAGTAGCAGAAGAAAAGGCTCGAAAGATAAGAGATCGAATCATTTTCATCAGCTATACTTTATCTCTTTTCATTGCCATTTCTCTCGCTCTTTATATCAGTCGCTCGATCGCCAATCCTATTCAACATCTAACTGCTATGGCTAAAAAAGTTGGTGAAGAATCTAATTTTAATTTACGAGCCACTGTCATGAGTAAAGATGAAGTGGGATATTTAGCGATGTCTTTTAATGGTTTAATGGAAAGAATGCAAGAACTTTTGGAAAAAGAAAAAAAATATACTGCGGAATTACAAATAGCAAAACAAGCCTCTGAAGAAGCCAATCAATCTAAAAGTGATTTTTTAGCAAATATGAGTCACGAATTGCGAACTCCTCTTAATGCGATTATCGGATATAGCGAACTTTTAAAAGAAGAAGCTGAAGAGATGGGAGAAGAAGAGTTTGTTAGTGATCTTAATAAAATTGAAGGAGCAGGTAAACATTTATTAGGATTAATTAACGATATTCTCGATATTTCTAAAATCGAAGCAGGAAGAATGGAGCTATATTTAGAAAATGTGGAAATAAAACCCCTCATTCAAGAAATAATGACTACTATTCAACCTTTAATAGAGAAAAATCATAATACTTTAACTATTAACTATCCTGAGAATGTTGGCTCAATGTATGGAGATGTGACAAAGTTTCGACAAATTTTGTTCAATCTCCTTAGTAATGCGAATAAATTTACGGAAAAAGGAACTGTTTATCTTGATATTCAACTATATAACGAGGAAAAAAAGGATTGGTTAGATATTCAAGTTCGAGATACTGGTATTGGTATGACACCAGAGCAATTAGGGAAACTTTTTCAGGCATTTAGTCAAGCTGACGCTTCCACCACTCGTAAATATGGTGGTACAGGTTTAGGATTAATGATCACAAAGAAGTTTTGTGAAATGATGGGGGGTGAAATTTCCGTTGAAAGTGAGCCAGGAGTAGGCTCGACTTTTAAAATCAAATTACCCATTAGAGTTGGAGAAGATCAACAAGAAGAGATTATCTCCCCAGAAAATAATTTATCTTCTACTTCAGATCCTACTTTGACAAATGCAGAAAACATCGTATTGTTAATTGATGATGATCCCACCACTCACGATATTATCACCAGATTTCTGACTCAAGAAGGATTTAAAATAGTTGCCACCGTTGATCCAGAAGAAGGGTTACAATTAGCTAAAGAAATACATCCTAGTGCCATTATTTTAGACGTAATTATGCCAAAAATTGATGGTTGGTCGATTTTGACTCGTCTCAAAGCAGATCCAAAATTAGCCTCAATTCCAGTGATTATGGCAACAATTCTCCAAGAACAAAATTTAGGTTACGCTTTAGGTGCAACAGACTATTTAACGAAACCCATTAATAGCGAACTGTTGAAAGGAATTATTCAAAAATATAAATTTGAATCCTCTCATAATTTAGCAATGGTTGTAGATGATGATCCTTTCAATCGTGATATGTTGCGTAATGTTCTAGAAAAAGAAGGATTAGAAGTAATAGAGGCGGAAAATGGCACTCAAGCTCTAAAAACAATTAAGGTGAGAAAACCACAATTAATATTACTAGATTTAATGATGCCTGAAATCGATGGGTTTGAAGTAGCTCAAATACTCAAACATAATCCTGAATGGCAGGAAATTCCCATAATTGTAATTACCTCTAAAGATCTGACTCTTGAAGATAGAAAGCGTTTGAATGGTTATGTTGAGGGGATTTTACAAAAAGGTGCTTACAGTCGTCAAATACTATTAGAACAAATTCATAATCTTTTGAAAAATGCCATTTCTTCTCAGAAGTAA
- a CDS encoding VOC family protein has protein sequence MIERIFHFNINCSNLQESVTFYKKLGFEVILDFGEGMESKEMAEAFDMEVADIKGVHLRIGDNTSATRIDLLEFKNPPPTGKPYPHLYHTGIARMCLKTTDIEKDYQDLKAKGIEFISEPKLLPGTTVKIVCFKDPDGTFLELLQGDF, from the coding sequence ATGATAGAAAGAATTTTCCATTTTAATATTAACTGTAGCAATTTACAGGAATCGGTGACATTCTATAAAAAGCTCGGATTTGAGGTAATTCTTGATTTTGGCGAAGGAATGGAAAGTAAAGAAATGGCAGAGGCTTTTGATATGGAAGTCGCAGACATCAAAGGAGTGCATTTACGAATTGGAGATAATACCAGTGCAACTCGTATTGACTTATTAGAATTTAAAAATCCACCGCCAACAGGTAAACCTTATCCTCACTTGTATCACACAGGTATTGCTAGAATGTGCTTAAAAACTACAGATATAGAAAAAGATTATCAAGACTTAAAAGCAAAAGGTATTGAATTTATTTCTGAACCAAAATTGTTGCCTGGCACTACTGTTAAAATTGTTTGTTTTAAAGATCCTGATGGCACTTTTCTCGAATTATTACAAGGAGATTTTTAA